Genomic window (Syngnathoides biaculeatus isolate LvHL_M chromosome 6, ASM1980259v1, whole genome shotgun sequence):
CTACAGAGAGGAGCTTTGGAAGCATACAGTAAATAATTATCTTAAAAAGTCTTGGGACTAATAATTTAGGTGTACATCTCAAAACCTGTTTGTTTATTACAAGTCTTGATTAAAAGGTTACCAAAGACTCATCCATCCCATCAATCCTACAGCCTGGAGCAGTAGTGTGACCTTAAATTAGTTCATGTAAATCTGAAATTTTTCCAGTATTAGTCTTAATTACAGTATAAATTtgtattcaaaaaatgtttgccatATCCAAATGAAAATCAGTAAGTACAGCAGGCTGTAATTGAGTGTGCCGCATGACCAAGTAATCTTACGACGCTGCATAAAGTAGCTCATTGCATTGTCGTCTATGTTCTGAAGTGTTGTGAATCGAGGAGTAATTGACTGTaaggcagtgattcccaaacagtgtgccagggtacattagtgtgccgtgagcgctcttcaggtgtgccgtgggaagttattcaattttatgtaattgctcaaaaaaaaaaaaaaattattccaagaaataatgtatctttatctatttatgccagtgaggcacaatgacagaacaaaaatatcctcttctattaaatcgcaggaagtacatacagtaattaattgatcttttttttttggtgacatttacttttgttggtgtgccgtgggaattttcaattgtaaaatatgtcccCTGGCtgtataaaggttggaaatcactgctgtaAGCCATActacaataaaaatgcatcTACAGTATTTGTCTCACATTTAGCTTCTGACTGCTTTGTCCCAGTGACCTGTCCAcagctctacagctgctctcCATTTGGACAGCTTGTCTCTCTTGTGCTTTCAGCTCTGCTTTGACTCGGAGCACCTGAGCTCGAGCCTCCGCTTCATTGAGCCACTCCGTTTCCTGACGCTCTCTCTGCAACCGCATATCCTCCAGACCAGTTTCTACACTCTGATGGGGCACAGCAACACAAACAATTTAGAGTAGAACAGAATAGTTGAACATAAGGACAAGTcaaaaatttgctttgttttctgttatgtttgtttGGGTTCCCAACTTGTTCTCCTTAGACTAAACATGGTGCAACAAAACACACCTGAACCATTGCCAGTTTTTCCTCAATCTCCTTTTCACAGCCCTGCAGACGACCACGCAGCTCCTCCAGCCTCTCCTCCAGCTGCCTCTCACTCTCCAGCTCAATCTGCAACTCAGTGGTCCaaaactcctcctcctccatctccaCCTCAGTCGTCCTCAGATGCTTCTCCAGTCTCAATATCTCCTCTATCAGACCCCCACCGGCGTCCCCGCTGCGACCTGGAGCTCGTCCCACTCGCACCTCAGCCCAGGCTTTTAGCTCAGCTTCATAAACCTCCAGCTTCTTCTCTAGCACACTGAGTGTTTCCCTCTGAATGCTGACCAGTCGAGCCAGGTCCTCCATGCGACAGGCCCACCGGCCATGGGAGGCACTCCCAATGGCTACTCCTGCATGATGGGGAGTCCAACCATTACCTAGTTGAAGTCTCCTCTTGGCTTCAATGTCACTTGTCCGCCCCCCACTCAGTATCTCCCTTAAACCTCGGGTTGCACCAGTAAAAGTGAGAGACTTGCGCCGAGGTTCACGGCGAGAGAGGGAGTGATCATTGGGATGGTAAAGTTTTGCACGTGGGGGGAGGCTCTGTCTGTGAAAGCCCCGTTCAGGCCCCCTCAGATGGGCCCCTCCTGAAGGAGACCGTTCAGTCAGGGAAGGGCCTGTGCGGAGCAAAATCAGCTGTACGTCACCAGCATATTGACCCCACGTATTAAGAGAGGCAACTGGGCTTTCATGAGGGGCTAGATGACGCTCTGCTTCTCGCCATTTTTCGACCAGAGTGTATCTTCCAGTCCGACCTGTCAACAACACAATAGAAAGTGGCTTTAAAGATTAACTGTGTATCCACTACAACGACAATAGAAAAGTGAGCTTGAAGGAGATGAGCTATGATATTGGTATTATCACATGGAGAAAATGTAGGATGGAAAATTAGCACTGCTCAACACCGTGTCAGAAagcatttgtttaaaaagaaaaccaaaaggcAGAGGAGGGGGGCTATGCTTTGTCAGCTTGGCAGGGGAGAAAGGGATGAGTCATACTTTCCCTCCTCCAACCCTGTATTTGTGGGAAGTGATGTCAATACAGTCTGCTCAAGCACTTTTATTCCTCAGAGCCAAAAGGGGCTCTAACTTGTAGGTTGTAAGAAACTGCCAATGCATCCATGATGATGCACTGAATCGAAGCAGGAACATCATGCACAGGCAATTacagtacacttttttttttcctttctgatTAGTTAGATGACAAATAGATTAAGTGTTTAAGTCCTTTCAATATACTTTTTCCACAATGAAAGAAAGCAGTTTGTTTCCCATATTTGGCCTTGGGCAGTAAATCAATATATAAGTTCTTGTGTTTTGGCTATTCAGACTTAAAGTAACTAAAACTGACTTAATATTAACGTGTCAGtcaattttaaatataaaaacacatacacacgcacacaaacttggttttgtcatatgaGTGTCCAAAAAAGGTCCCTATGACAGCTACGCACTTCTATACAACCCACTTTTGTATCCACTTTCTCCATATTTTATTAAAACCTCCCCCAATCTAAACTCGAGAAATTCAAATAAACTTAAGGAATTTGAATAATCTGATTTCAAGCCTCTCggcagaaaaacatctggaactTAGGAATGTGtggatgattttatttcataCTTCACGATTGATAACGTACCagagacaatattacatcccaaacaTTAGAAAAAGTTGATTTGAGAAAATATATTCCTTTTAACCATTATGGAAAGGTATTTCCTACAAGTGATGTTTTAAGCCGCTAGTGCTGCTATACACTGAGAGACATTGAAGATTTTGTGCACAATAAAGGCAcacttaaaagcctttaattttctcaaaatttgacgttgcgccttataatccggtctGTCTTGTGTGTGCAATGTGTTCCAGAATCTGAAAAATGTGTGACTTTGGTAAGCGCGTTGCTTGATTGACTGTCGGACTGCTTTGCGCTGACACAGGGGCGTGATACCTATGTATGTAGGTACTCTGGCAGCGATAAACAATCAGAGAACATTACGTAATACGTACAGAATGAGCATGCGCTTTGTAACGTagtgcgccttatgtatggGCTAAGTACAGGAATAGACCCCGTGATTGAGGCACTAATTTGGCGTGCTTTAGAGGTACAACTCTTCGCTTCTTAAAGCATGTAGGCAAGGGGAGAGTTTCAGTTCTGGGAAAATCTGTGATATATTAATTACTACTCattctgtgtttgttttgttttacacagattttttttttttttttttgcaagttttatTGTTCGAGTACACAGATGTCCCTGTATACCAACACAATGTAATTGCAAAGCCTAAAAATAATACAGGTAATGACAAAACAACCTTCAAGCAGCTGTTTTGATGGAGTTAATTGTATGCTTTGATGGGCGGATATTGATAATGGTCAACTTCAATGATAAAAGGTCACGATATCTCTGAAAAAGTACATAGCGAAATTAGATTATATCTCTAAAGAAACTAACCATGAAGCTGCAAGGGTAATGTGGGGAAaaccattttagtcacatttcTGTCATCTTTCACTGGGAATAATAGATGAGAAAGGCCTCTTTTATACTTGCGCATCCGCTGACATCACTCTGCATACCCCACACATAGTTTGCCTTTCTACTTTctacagttttgaaaatatgctgCAGTTCCTTTCCAACTCAGAGGTGTCGCtccagctggtattggctatGACGGCATAGAATGGAGTTTTTGCTACACTTTTTGGTTATTTTCGAacgctgtttttactttcctttccgtaacaaggaacaaagcaacaacagtgATGACCGTGGAACAGTATCTACCTGAACAAATTGACCCAAATGACCAAATGATACGTTTAATTACGCTGCAAAAATTGATCAAGAAGGCGGTGGCGCAGGAATGTGGAGCTGGGAGGACTGGCGAGTaagtcatcacagcatgtgactacaATGAACCAATCATGAGCGATGATGGATGCAGGTTTTTCAGCGCAACAACTTTTTCTGACATGTGTGCCCCAAGCTACGCAGGGGAGTTGCGCGGGGCATTGCATAGGTCACGTGATGTAAAGTAGGCGTTGTCGACCACAGGAttataaagaggccttaagaATGCATATTATCAACATAGCATTGCATGAACACAGAGGATCTGAGACTTTGAATTACAATATAAAAGTTTACCATtagaatcatctttttttggcaagtacagtatgtaaaaaaaaaacactaaggaTTTGTGTAATTGGAGATGCTTTAGTGTGACAACAAATACCCACTTCACATAAAATTACTTTTGaaggataaaacaaaaaaaaaacaatatggagATTCACAGAGTAATGAAAGGTTACTCGTAATGTGGTAATACATTtcagatactttttttttgacaactgagAAAATGATGCGTGTTTAAGTGTACAATAGTAGACAagacaacaacatttgcaaatgttggaactcagtgtgcacgtAAAGTGCACCCCATTGTAAGGGGCCTCGTGATGACCTGCTGCGATGAACCTGTAACACAGATAGGAATCttggtattttcttttaaatccagCTTTCTTTTTGCAGCCAGTCTGTGACCCCTCTATTGTCTCATCGTTGTTTTCTTTACGCTTTCCGAagaaagtctccaattaactgTTTCTGGTTCATTTTACGAGGGCTAGGTTGGATAGCTGATGCAAGAAAAAGAGTCAAACGTGGAAATGAGCAAGGGCGGAAGTGGTTGTCTTTCACAATAAGACactcggaagaaaaaaaacaatataaatcaTTAATTATTCATTCTTTACACCCCGCTACAAAATGATCTAGGAACCAGTACCAGTCCGGGGCACAGTGGTTGGGAACCCCTGGTTTAGACCAGTTCTCCTCATTGCACTACAGGAGCTGCAGCCTATTCAAACTGATTTTGGGGGAGAAGCTGTGTAAACCCTGGAGACTCAATCACATTTAGACaaacactcatattcacatctGTGaggaatatacagtacagtcttCAACTATCCATTTGATGAAGGTAATATCCACCCCCTGCCACCcaaagaaaaatagaaacaaGCAAGAGGAGACCATTCAAAATGTAGACTTTGAGCACTTACCTATAGCCTGTGCCAGGGCAATCACCACATCCTGGCAGGTGGTCGCCTCAGTAACCCCACACACTACCCTTTGAACTCCATCCACCCAGACCTTGAGCTCCATTCTGGGTCAAAACTGACAGGGCTTACTATGACGTGTAGGCCCCAACAATCTTGAAGACATCAGATGTACAAGGGTAGCTGAAGCCCTTCTGGCTACTTCTGGGGGGAAACACAAAGGAAACACAAAACAGACAGTGAGGATGTGCCCAGGGATAGGTTACCTTAaagtttaaagtgggactgtcatccctataaacattctaaaatagatattgtaatgaaaaatacataacagtattcacttcaatgtctatatgaaaaaaaaaagtgagcgaaaagcccgtcatccatgcacaaagttccgcaattgagtgtccctcaacatccaagtggtcgccatattagtcacgtcctctgtccttgacgtcatcgtcacttcctaagttgaaaacgcgcagtgcctgctactatggaagccgaacaacagagatattcggatttttccgacgtcccttctgacaccgaagctcttttcgaaaaggacaacaccacacaactgagtgaagttaccggggcaatattacactattgtttggagccctcagggcaatattacactattgtttcgagccatattcagatgatatgcgatcacggccaaaccgcatccccgtccgatccacttccgcgttggaaatgagccatcgcagccggccggtgttgcttatgacagagccgaccGGTGTTGCTTTAGGAGGGTGCTCACAGTCGatccggggcgctttatgcgcacaCGTGACTTAGTaacacattctcggctgggttcttaagagccgcccccgtcgcaaagcccgaccgccgaacacggcgcctcagccagtgtggctgatttcCTGCATTGTCGGCTGGGCGATgcccacatcgacacatttcatacgcggatcttttgttacgttctgagagagaccgattacgtggtccgccccaaactattattttttttagtagctgtaagcgcacatcaacacatttcatatgtggatcttttgctactttatgagagagaccgattacgtggtctgccctaaactattttttttttagtagctgtatacacacctacctgttatttggaacccacgaagctctcgtcctctgcacccgtgcaatccatttttgacaacgaacagggtctctttcaaacttatgaagggtaattccattctcctgagtgttcaagcaatgtccagcaatgcaatgagccggcattttggctaacacgaagtaaCAActagctaccttcccggaggtaaaactaatggaaaaaaaacaagtccacaagggggcgccgctgtcctttacgtcacttcctgcttcttctcgaaaacaaatccctgagaggattttcataccaggggttacaaaaagctgtatacgtcaaaatcatgttttgtggtgaaaaatcacatgggaccatattgggtgtgggtttttcattaataatataccaaaaatttTTGTGCTGACTGAGAAGCAAGAAAATACATCCAGTAGACATTCCCAACCCCAGTTCCTGCTTTTTTAAGGAGAActgggaagacatgaggacaggaGAGGAAAATTAAGTGTGTGAAATAACAGAGAGTGAAGCAGCATGAAAATCTTTTGTTGCAAAACAGGAAGGTAGCGCTAGATGGGCTCACAATACAAGGAAGTGACAAATGTGTTTGTGCTTGATACCACTGTTCTTTGAGCTCCACTAATCAATCCCTTCTGCTCAGTGGAACACACACTGACAAAGGATGGCAGTGACTGTTACATTtaaggttgtttgtttttataaattgCACTATAGAAAGCAGCTTCAATACAACAGTTTTTTacttttgggtatttttttttttttaaatcacgacAAAACActactttcactttgttacaCTAAGCTACATTTGTcttgttgcttttattttattttaaactattATTGCTTGCACAGACTATAGTGCCATGAAATATTTTGGCCCTGtactcaaattcttatatttttgcaaaatttcCACACTTTGTTTAAGATCAAACAAATCCATACATCTGAGAAATGtaacaaattaatttaaaatgcggttttaaaaatggtcatttcatttattatgggaaaaaaactcaagttaTCTGGCCCAGTGTGAAACAATAATGGCCCTCTAAACCTAATAACTGCTTAGGCCATCttcaagagcaaaaaaaaaaaatcaaatcaatgttTTAAATTACTGGCAATGaatctttcacatctctgtggagatattttggcccacaTTTTATTGTCATCAACAATGGAGGGTTAGTTAGGGTTACAATTGAGCATGAATGGGCTTTTTAAGGTCAATCAATTGGATTCTTATTGTTGTGTCATGAACAGTGTCTTTAATTGAGGCAAGTTGTGCAGTTCTTTAAAAGGTGTCCAAGGCTCCTTTGTGAACTCCTAGATGAGTTTTTGCTGTTCCCTTGTGGTTCCCTTTGTTGGCTGGCCACTACTGGGAAGGCTCACCACTGTCCCATATTTCCTAAGGGTTTAGAAACCTTCCCAGACTGGGACTTCTTTGGATCGTGTCATTTTGTTCCAgcatttttgaccaacttaattTTGTCAGGATAGATTCTTTTTACGTGGTTTCTGGATTTAAAATACTTTGTTcaataatgaatgaaataatttaaaaacatccatttaAATTTCCTTGAGTAATATTTATGATATCTACATTTGTTTTATGATCTTAAAGTAGAGAAACTATGCAAAAGTATTAGAAAGAACAGGGCCAATATTTCTTCACAGCACTGTAAATTTgcatattccttttttttttttaattcagtctaCTTGACTTGAAGTAAGTTAAGCAattactctaaattgtctgtggATGTGACTGTGAGCCCAAATGGTTGTTAATATGTTCCCTGAAATGGACTATCGatgagttcagggtgcacccccaCTTTTACTGACTCAAATAGGATGGACTCCAGCATGCTTgtaatcctagtgaggataagtggtacagaaaatggctggctggTTTAAGCTACTCAGCAGTTACTGAGTACTTGAGTAGTTTAATAGaattgcacacaaacacagaaccTCAACAACGATAAAGCATGTGTTCTATTACATGAAGATCAGTTTCCAACCTAAGGTGACATACTATCATCTAGCGAGAGGGACTCCCTATCAAGGACGTTGTACTACAAGAGAATGAAAGGCACTGCTCCAAAAAGGTCTACCAGTGTGTCATAAGGCCAATTTGTTCACTAGCCTTTcccaataaccccccccccacaaagacACACCGGCCTGGCCACAATACGTTCACTGGTTTTCTTAGGACTCACTCAGCAACAGGCCAGTAGAAGGTAACATATAGaagttaaaacaacaaaatagaattaaacattttgttagTATCAGGTTTATTGTGTAGATAAGAAAATATCCAAATTATTAACCGTTGGGATTTCTGATGGGGGGGCATGTTGGGCGACTGGTTAGCGAAACTCAGGTTATGAATAAGAAAGCTACTTTCTGGCCTTCAAATTGACCAATTGACTGAGTTTACCAAGGAGAGAATGTTTGCAGATGCAGGCAATGTATGTCCAAACACAGCCATAATATCCGTTTGGCtcagcgtgtttttttttttttaattactgcttcatttttgcattttttttcttcaacaagTTAAATGATTAGATCCAGTAAGcacccatgaaaaaaaatattccaaccaTTAAAAACACTAACCAGAAATATGTTAAGTGAGGTGTGGTTTAGATGAATTATCACCAAAAAAAGGTCTCAAAGGGTTCTTTTTGTGCATGATGTGTACACTAACTACAAGAGAAGGTTTAATGAGTTAAAGTTCACTTCCAAACAAATTTGTAAAATTTAAAAGATTCTACATTTAGTGTGCCAATCGGATACAGTGGTTGTAAAAGGGTTACGTAAAGCAGGCGAATGCCTTTATTTcccaatttaaaacaaatactaGGTGTATTAACTCCCTTGTGACATGCTTTGGTCACAAAACCCCAAATGTCAACTCAAAGAACACTTAATAccctttcattttgtttttttttgcccatttgaAATTAGCTTGCTTTTAGGGGGAGTTCTGTCTCATGGAAATACCCAAAGCTAACACTACGGGGTCAATGCAACACATTATTTTAACAGAGTAATAGAGTGTGGCTACTCATTGAGACcagagtaaaataaatatttatgtgtgtgtgtgtatatatatatatatatatatatatatatatatatatatatatatatataagctgCCGCAAAGACAGCCTTCGTGGAGTCAGCATGTCATGATCGGGCAGCCGCTGTTAATTAGTGTGTGGATCCATGTAAGTGACGCATGCACCGGACACATCCCTGAACATAAATACATGCCATCATGATGACAACAGCACCAGACAGAGGATGTGATACTTATCAGAAGCTAACACTGTAcagctatacagtatatatacacaaaaGCTAACACTAATTGGTTCATGCAACAAACTGCGTTGGTTCTGCTTTTTGGAAGTGTTTGTGTCAAGACTCTTATTCTTGAAATAAAGGTACCCATCTGGCCAAAGATATGGTATGTACAAttaatatacaaatacatttaggGCAGACTCCCAAAAGTCCTGAGGTCCCAAACTACTGAACTCTGGGCTGTGCACAGAGactaaacaaaaaatgtttaactgaTCAAGAGgctgaaaaaagttttattttgaaaatcaggtGCATCTGCCTGTGCCTCTAAAACGTGTCAAACTACTTATGTGGATCATatgatgttaaaataaaaatgtaagccCACAAGCTagcaaaaatgagtaaaaacaaaaacatctgtaGAAAGCTTCTTCGGAAAGGGGAAAAGGCCAACTGatgaaaaagaataataaattatAAACAGGACCAGTAAAAGGAAAGTTAAGATAATACTACTCTAATACTACTTCTGTCCAAGTTTCTCACTACAGGTGATTCTCATGCTGGTGCATCAACCCTGAGATGTGAAATACATGACGACAAATGAAGCAATACATCCTTCAAAATTGCCATGAAAAAGCACTAAATTCCTTTCTTCTATTTCCAATAGATTTTCTGGGATTTTCTGCACTGAcgacgacaaaaacaaaaatgcagtagAAAGTAGACAC
Coding sequences:
- the LOC133501699 gene encoding ras association domain-containing protein 8 → MELKVWVDGVQRVVCGVTEATTCQDVVIALAQAIGRTGRYTLVEKWREAERHLAPHESPVASLNTWGQYAGDVQLILLRTGPSLTERSPSGGAHLRGPERGFHRQSLPPRAKLYHPNDHSLSRREPRRKSLTFTGATRGLREILSGGRTSDIEAKRRLQLGNGWTPHHAGVAIGSASHGRWACRMEDLARLVSIQRETLSVLEKKLEVYEAELKAWAEVRVGRAPGRSGDAGGGLIEEILRLEKHLRTTEVEMEEEEFWTTELQIELESERQLEERLEELRGRLQGCEKEIEEKLAMVQSVETGLEDMRLQRERQETEWLNEAEARAQVLRVKAELKAQERQAVQMESSCRAVDRSLGQSSQKLNDMQHELEQLTKELRQVNLQQFIKQTGTKVTVLPAEPTEDESSSGTHVIDVVPLTGSLKRPVSLQPLSSHLRVLKSPLSSSLNPEGIYV